The Paraburkholderia hospita region ATAACGCTGTCGTTGGGGACAAGGGCAGGTTATCGGCGAAACACGAGTACGACAAACGCAATTATTTGGCGGCTGAGTCGCAATTTTTCGATGCCTGTAGCGGGGCAAGCTACAGGCACGTTCAAGAAGGCAAGGCAGGGTTGTTACTACGCGCCCTGCCGCTGCTTCCAATCAGCGTAGAGATCCCCATGCGATTCCAGTCGAACCGGCTCGTAACGGATCTTGATGGTTTGCTCGGCAAACGGCTTCGCGAGGTCGGCATATACAGCCGCTGTTGAAAGCCCATAAGGCGCGCCATCCTCGTTGGAGTACGCATAAAACACCTCACCGATGCCCGCCATCCGCATCGCGGCAAGACACATCGGACACGGATGGCCGCTCGCATACACCGTGCATCCCGCGAGATTCGGCGAGCCGAGTTTCTGGCTCGCTGCGCGGATCGCGTTCAATTCCGCATGCGAAGTTGGATCGTTCGTATGCAGAATTTCGTTCACGCCTGTCGCGACGACTTCGCCATCCTTGACGATCACGGCGCCAAACGGCCGGCCGCCGCTTTCGACATTGCCGTAAGCGAGTTCGATCGCCTCAGCGAGGTAATGTTGTTGCGGGGTCATGGTAGTCACTCCTTGAATACGTCTCAGGAGTTTACGATACGACGATTCAAAACGTCTCCCAGTCGACTTCAGCCCGCGAATGACCGGCTGGCTCGCGTTGCACGACAGCTTTCTTCGCAGCCACCGAGCGAGCGGGCGACGGCGTCGCATACATCCCCTGCTGCCCGCCATCGAGCCTGAACATCGCCACGGCCGCCTTGAGGCTCGCGGCCTGATCGGCCATCGCCTGCGCGGCCGCCGTCGCCTGCTCGACAAGCGCGGCATTCTGCTGCGTCACCTGATCCATCTGCGCGACAGCCGTATTGACCTGCTCGATGCCCGTCGACTGTTCCGTCGACGCCGCCGCGATTTCGCTCATGATGTCCGTCACGCGCTTCACAGAGCGGACCACATCGTTCATCGTCTCGCCCGCATCGTGCACGAGCGTCGAGCCCGTCGATACATGTGCAGCGGATGTTTCGATCAACGCCTTGATCTCTTTCGCGGCACTGGCGCTGCGTTGCGCAAGCGTGCGGACCTCCCCCGCGACGACCGCAAAGCCGCGGCCTTCTTCGCCGGCACGCGCCGCTTCGACGGCGGCATTGAGCGCGAGGATGTTCGTCTGGAACGCAATGCCTTCGATCACCGAAATGATCTCGGACACGCGCGACGAACTCGATGAAATGTCATCCATCGTCGCGACGACCTTGCGTACCACATCGCCGCCCGTGGTCGCCGTCTGCGACGCGTTGCTCGCGAGCGTGCTGCCCTGGCGAGCGTTCTCAGTGTTCTGCCGGACCGTCGACGTAAGCTCTTCCATGCTCGCAGCCGTTTCTTCCAGCGAAGCCGCCTGTTCTTCCGTGCGCTGCGACAGATCGGTATTGCCTTGCGCGATTTCACTCGCCGCGACCGAGATCGACTCGGCCGATTTCTTGATGTCGGCGACGATCGATGTGAGCCGCGCGCGCATCGTGTCCAGCGATCCCATCAGGCTGTCGGGATCGCTGTTCGCGAGATCGACTTTGACGGCGAGATTGCCCTGCGCGATCTGCGCGGCGATATCCTGCGCGGCGCGCGGCTCGCCACCCAACTGCCGCAGGATGCTGCGGGTAATCAGCGTCGCCGTAACCAGCGCGAGCGCAATCGACGCCGCCACGATCACCGCAATCAGCACGCGAATCCGCGAGTAGGTCACGATTGCGTCCTGCTGCGCGACGAGATTCGACTGGTCTTCGAAGTCCGCCAGTTCCGCCGCGCGCGCAAGCCAGGTGCGTTGCGTCGGCCGGGCGCGTTCGAGCAGCAATTGCGTCGCGGCGATCGTGTCGTTCGCGAGACTGAGTTCGACCACCTTGCTCATCGGCGGCA contains the following coding sequences:
- a CDS encoding nucleoside deaminase, with the translated sequence MTPQQHYLAEAIELAYGNVESGGRPFGAVIVKDGEVVATGVNEILHTNDPTSHAELNAIRAASQKLGSPNLAGCTVYASGHPCPMCLAAMRMAGIGEVFYAYSNEDGAPYGLSTAAVYADLAKPFAEQTIKIRYEPVRLESHGDLYADWKQRQGA
- a CDS encoding methyl-accepting chemotaxis protein — encoded protein: MKLRNLNVSTRLLAGFGLLTGLLLAVALIGFYGLWALNGKLDEIARVNGTQARLANELRASIQDRAIAMRNVVLYTTAADRRAEAERIAKQGEFYADAYQKLDRMFANEAGTDPRERSLMAALKQEESAAVPPMSKVVELSLANDTIAATQLLLERARPTQRTWLARAAELADFEDQSNLVAQQDAIVTYSRIRVLIAVIVAASIALALVTATLITRSILRQLGGEPRAAQDIAAQIAQGNLAVKVDLANSDPDSLMGSLDTMRARLTSIVADIKKSAESISVAASEIAQGNTDLSQRTEEQAASLEETAASMEELTSTVRQNTENARQGSTLASNASQTATTGGDVVRKVVATMDDISSSSSRVSEIISVIEGIAFQTNILALNAAVEAARAGEEGRGFAVVAGEVRTLAQRSASAAKEIKALIETSAAHVSTGSTLVHDAGETMNDVVRSVKRVTDIMSEIAAASTEQSTGIEQVNTAVAQMDQVTQQNAALVEQATAAAQAMADQAASLKAAVAMFRLDGGQQGMYATPSPARSVAAKKAVVQREPAGHSRAEVDWETF